One Pocillopora verrucosa isolate sample1 chromosome 10, ASM3666991v2, whole genome shotgun sequence genomic window carries:
- the LOC131792880 gene encoding uncharacterized protein — MSSIVTALFKVTIGLLVDKGRDKAAEILKDGDVTDQRFHSLIVREIDDIKSKLDALSRKDLEASISFFEEGIALLYEVFDIVKSRNERGAATAQAACDEAFSLVEGITRLELTGQDESATRKLSAAKERFKDARREATRAFKNEGLKTSDRILAMKYRVMATILETVDNPADAVAPCGVCVKELNSLSAVQNSFDVQLKTGIQKVWGLFGKEERREIIFNVCHVNRVIFDIALALGRLNFSLSVDIGENRVIPLCDARVKDVLLKHGKEYCCLPLRSLGQEGEEEHKLKDPMGIATNSSGQFIVTDLHYVKVFDNSGKFVKQSSLSTDEENTIHAREVATDMSDNIFVLTLLQKPGSRLSYWVYKLTKTADLHHKFRLREGGWYSGLSVSDKGKVVTLREYNVVEEYNTDGEFVRSFGKGIIRSAFAVIVANDGRAMVADQGDHCVHIFGESGDYLDKLKLQRIDYDYRRITFHRAGEQVVVAGSRVDKLLQFEIYSKDGEFVYCAEIAIDGGTRFVRGITMTTKGRIACVVDDKVFIF, encoded by the coding sequence ATGTCCTCCATAGTAACAGCCTTGTTCAAAGTCACTATCGGTTTGCTAGTCGACAAAGGCAGAGATAAGGCCGCAGAGATTCTGAAAGATGGCGATGTAACAGATCAAAGATTCCACTCCTTGATCGTCCGTGAAATAGACGACATCAAGTCAAAGTTGGACGCGTTATCGAGAAAAGATTTAGAAGCGAGCATCAGTTTCTTTGAGGAAGGAATCGCATTGTTGTATGAAGTGTTTGACATAGTAAAGTCTAGAAACGAGCGTGGTGCGGCAACAGCACAAGCAGCTTGCGATGAAGCATTTTCTCTCGTTGAAGGAATCACAAGGTTAGAGCTTACTGGCCAGGACGAGTCTGCAACAAGAAAGCTTTCCGCTGCAAAGGAAAGATTCAAGGATGCTCGAAGGGAAGCAACGAGGGCCTTTAAAAACGAAGGCCTCAAAACATCTGACCGCATTCTGGCCATGAAGTATCGAGTAATGGCAACGATATTGGAAACAGTAGACAATCCCGCTGATGCAGTGGCACCATGTGGAGTGTGTGTAAAGGAACTTAACAGTCTGTCAGCAGTACAGAATAGCTTTGACGTTCAGCTCAAGACAGGCATTCAGAAAGTGTGGGGTTTATTTGGTAAAGAGGAAAGAagggaaataattttcaatgtttgtCATGTGAATCGCGTGATCTTTGATATTGCGCTTGCATTGGGGAGACTTAACTTCAGCCTAAGTGTTGATATTGGAGAAAATAGAGTTATTCCATTGTGTGACGCGAGGGTAAAAGACGTGTTACTCAAACATGGTAAAGAGTATTGTTGTCTTCCATTACGGTCATTAGGTCAGGAGGGTGAGGAGGAACACAAGCTGAAGGACCCGATGGGTATCGCTACAAACTCCAGCGGACAATTTATTGTAACAGACTTGCATTACGTGAAGGTGTTTGACAACAGCGGCAAGTTTGTGAAACAATCGAGTCTCTCTACCGATGAAGAAAATACAATACATGCTCGTGAAGTTGCCACAGACATGAGCGACAACATCTTCGTGCTGACTTTACTGCAGAAGCCTGGTAGTAGGTTATCTTATTGGGTTTATAAACTTACTAAAACCGCTGACCTGCATCACAAGTTTCGTCTGAGGGAAGGGGGCTGGTACAGCGGACTGTCAGTCAGTGATAAAGGGAAAGTGGTAACCTTGCGGGAATATAATGTAGTGGAGGAATATAACACTGATGGAGAGTTTGTTCGCAGTTTTGGAAAAGGAATAATAAGGTCAGCGTTTGCTGTCATAGTTGCTAATGATGGCCGTGCTATGGTAGCAGATCAAGGTGACCACTGTGTTCACATATTCGGTGAATCCGGCGACTATCTTGACAAGTTGAAACTGCAACGAATTGACTATGATTACAGAAGGATTACATTTCACCGAGCAGGTGAACAAGTCGTCGTTGCTGGTTCTCGAGTGGATAAACTCCTGCAGTTTGAAATATACAGTAAAGATGGTGAGTTTGTGTACTGTGCAGAAATCGCAATTGATGGTGGGACCCGTTTTGTGAGAGGGATAACGATGACAACCAAGGGACGCATTGCTTGTGTTGTGGATGACAAGGTATTCATTTTTTGA